CCCTTCCAGGCAGGAAATGTTGCGGGTAAGCTTAGCACCCGGGCCCGTAGTGTCTATTATAATAGTGGAGTGGATTTTTTCTTCCACGCCCTGCCTAGAGACCACCAGGTCCCAGCTATCCCCAACACGTTCAATCTTCTGGACAGCCGTGTCAAAATGACATTCCACACCGGCCTTGACACATTCGTCAGCAATGTTCTTGTGCAGAATAGAGCGATTCAGCTGCAAACCGCAATTTTTGCTGTAGAATTCGGCGCGGTAACGCTTGGGGGATGTAAAGTAGATACCGGAGAGATTTCCACGAACAAAGGAGGAATCCACCGGCCAAAGTGCGCTTAGGCGACGAGTAGACACGGCTTCTGCACAGAAAATAGGCTCTTTCCAGGGTTCTTTTCTGTCTAAGAACAAAATCCGTCTAGCACCGCTGGTCAATCTTCCCAGGGTACAGGCAGCCATAAGACCGGCAGGACCGGCCCCACAAACCACTACATCGTACTGATTTGACGCAAAAAAACTCATTTCGACCTACAAGTTAGCTTTTATTTAAAGACTTTTTTTAAATCTGTTGCAGTTTTACAAATTTTTTAGTTATTTTAGGGCTATCCGTTATTTGGTTTTATCCTTAAAGGGAAAATTGTATATGAATATGAAGAGAGTATCTAAGTTTGGCCTCTGCCTGGTCAGCGCCCTGGCACTGAATGCCTTCGCCCAGACCGATTGGGCAGGCAAGGACCTGAATGTTTCTTTTAGTAACAAGAAAATCGACGGTTTTGACTTCTCCAAGTCCAAGGCTGTGAAGAACACCACCGACTTCCGTCGTGCAACTGGTGAAAGCCCCAAGTTCGCAAAGGCAAACCTTCCGGAAGTATCCTTCCAGAACGCTGTGATTACCAGTGCAAACTTCGAAGACGCAAACCTCCAGAAGGTCGTCATTAGCGGTGCAGATATTCGTAACTCTTCCTTTGAAGGTGCAAACCTGGAAGGCGCAAACCTTTACCGCGCCACCCTCCTTGGTAGCCAGTTCCCCAAGACCAACATGAAGAATGCTCGTCTGGACGCTATGAAGGTGGACGAAAATACCGACTTTAGCAAGGCTGACCTCTCCATGGCTTCCGTTATGGACGTTGACCTTACCGGTGCAGATTTCACTAAGGCAAACCTCACCAACACTAACTTCTCCCGTTCCTTGATGGCAGGTGCAGACCTCCGTAAGGCAACTTTGGTGAAGACCGACTTTACCGCATGTAACCTCATTGCAGCAAAGTTCAAGGGTGTTGACCTGATCGACGTTAACTTCGCCAAGGCAGGTCTTTCCCAGGCTGAATTCGGCGGTGCAGATTTCAAGAACGTGA
This Fibrobacter sp. UWEL DNA region includes the following protein-coding sequences:
- a CDS encoding pentapeptide repeat-containing protein; the encoded protein is MKRVSKFGLCLVSALALNAFAQTDWAGKDLNVSFSNKKIDGFDFSKSKAVKNTTDFRRATGESPKFAKANLPEVSFQNAVITSANFEDANLQKVVISGADIRNSSFEGANLEGANLYRATLLGSQFPKTNMKNARLDAMKVDENTDFSKADLSMASVMDVDLTGADFTKANLTNTNFSRSLMAGADLRKATLVKTDFTACNLIAAKFKGVDLIDVNFAKAGLSQAEFGGADFKNVNLQEADLSLTTFNDVDLSKTQLQKAKFAQSTVKNMKFSGQDLTGVVFDKGSVSKSEFTKSKLNKASFYDATVEKNEFQGAELMKAVFDGAFVRKNIFDKSDLTKANFANSTIERSDFILAQMGGVSFAGAKLEMVNFTNANMQGIKIDADTKMNDVDFSGANLEGAKIEKFTAKKVIYDNKTVFPSGFDPRQYGFTKRGEKAADIKVSGSGKGKVADDAMPKKKKKRKKADDDED